The genomic stretch GCCCTGCTGCGCGCCCGCCCGATCGGCGGCGACGACGACCTGCTGGCCGGGTTCATGGAGCTCGCCGACACGGTGCGCTACGGGGCCCCGCCGAGCTCCTCGCAGATCCGTGAGATCCGCCGGATCAAGGCCCGGGTGGAATCCGAGCGGCTGCCCCGCGGGGCCGACCCGTCCCGGCATGTGAAGCTGGGCCGCGGTGGGCTCAGTGACGTGGAGTGGCTGGTGCAGCTCTTCCAGCTCCAGCACGCCCACCAGATGCCGCGGCTGCGCACCAGCTCCACGCTGCTGGCGCTGGACGCGATGGTCGATGAGGAGCTGATCAGCCCGCTCGACGCGGAACAGCTCAGCGAGGCGTGGAAGCTCTGCACCCGGGTCCGCTCTGCCACCACGGTGTGGAGCGGGAAGACCGCCGATGTGCTGCCCTCGGCACGCCGGGACCTCGACGCGGTGGCCCGCTGGTGCGGGTTCCCCTCCGGGGGCAGCGCCGATTTCGAGGACCACTACCTGCGCACCACGAGGCGCTGCCGACAGGTCTACGAGCGGCTGTTCTACGACGAGGCCTGAGGCCAGGGACGCACCGAGCATGTGCTGAGCTTCTGCTCGGTGCGTGTCGGGCTGCGCTGTGGCACCCGCCCGAAGGTGGGCGCCACAGCAGAGATCATGCGGAGAGCTTGGCGATCAGCGCCTGAGCGGTCTCCGCGGAGGACTGCGGGTTCTGCCCGGTGATCAGCAGTCCATCCTCGACCACGTAGGAGCTCCAGTCCTCTCCCTTGGAGTACCTGCCGCCGAGCTTGCTGAGCTCATCCTGGACCAGGAACGGCACGACGTCGACCAGGTCCACCCCGGCCTCCTCGGTGTTGGTGAAACCGGTGACCAGCTTGCCGTTCACCAGGGGAGTGCCGTCCTCGTTCTTGGCGTGGCGCAGCGCACCGGGGGCGTGGCAGACCAGCCCCAGCGGCTTGCCGGCGCGCAGCGTGGACTCGATCAGCCGGATCGAGGTGGAGTCCTCGGCCAGGTCCCACAGCGGGCCATGGCCGCCGGGGTAGAAGACAGTGTCGAAGTCCTCCACGGAGACCGAGTCCAGGCGCACGGTCTCTGCCAGCGCGGCAGTGGCCTCGGCGTCGTCCTCGAACCGATGGGTGTCCTCGGTCTGGAAGTCGGGCTGGTTGCTCGCCGGGTCCAGCGGCGGCTGTCCACCCTGCGGGGAGGCCAGGGTGATCTCGTAGCCGGCCTCCTGGAAGCGGTAGTACGGCGCGGCCAGCTCTTCGAGCCAGAAGCC from Nesterenkonia sandarakina encodes the following:
- a CDS encoding type 1 glutamine amidotransferase domain-containing protein, whose protein sequence is MKVLIVLTSHDELGDTGKKTGFWLEELAAPYYRFQEAGYEITLASPQGGQPPLDPASNQPDFQTEDTHRFEDDAEATAALAETVRLDSVSVEDFDTVFYPGGHGPLWDLAEDSTSIRLIESTLRAGKPLGLVCHAPGALRHAKNEDGTPLVNGKLVTGFTNTEEAGVDLVDVVPFLVQDELSKLGGRYSKGEDWSSYVVEDGLLITGQNPQSSAETAQALIAKLSA